taaaaaatacagcttttgtcgaaatcgcttactgaaagtttttgcaaaaacctaattctgcaccaaagaaaaaatctagtttataccgcgtgttaactcctctagcatttatggtgacctgcatgcattctggcatgctttggaggatgttttaattacttcttgaagaactttatcccacactctgactagagcggttcttcgctcaccaagtgattctggtgggttgggcagtgcgcatacactgttttttagcatgtgccagacatgttctatggggttgatgtctggactgtgagcaggctaagccagtttttgaatcccgatatcagcaaggtgcgattccacaacgcgggcgctatgagcgcgcgcattaaactgcattagagttaatcctcccgaccaatgaaatccataagtggtacaacatggtcttggaagatttcttcaatgtacccggctgctgttaggcgctgatctacgatgacaagctccgtacgtgcctccaaacatacacctctccataccataacagacctacctttgtaactgaccgtctgacgtgttgtgttgggaaaaaaccgtccttaatggcgtctttacactctctcacgaccatttggtgctcttaatgctactcagcactcatcggttaacaagaacttgctccattggtcgatagccaattcacatgtttacgagcaaatcgtaatcgcgcaactcgatggtgtctctcgagttctggtactcgggttggtcttcctgcctgtaaattacgtttttttatccttcgcctcatgttccgttcactaagaatgcttccgcgtgccgcttgaagcctctagtgaatctcaaacgctgtcagaaagcggtttctcagcacctcgaggttaacaaatcggtcatctcttgcggatgtacatcgtgttcgtccacttcctggtcgccgcgtgtagagaccagtctcacgatacctcctaatcgcagaccttaaagtggtacgcgatacattgaaaaatgcagccacctctcaatggtaatggccctgatcggacaataagaccacctaagccacttgttcagcagtaagtggcatcttcaaatcttttctaaaatctaaatagaccaataatcaataaaaatcataaagaaaatcgtttccgtgcagcaatatttcaaaatacagaattcaactgacctctcgaatcaacactgaattcagttctaacacacattgttagaaaaagtcatccgtcacttaaattaatctgaaattcaacacttcataacactaaacagatcacttcgcaactacttacaacaatatatctttcatatattacttaatttgtttacaaattcacgataagcgcttgggccactttttctgccgctgagtgtataataatatgataatgttTATGTCGCATTTACTTTGAATACCCTGTATCCAGAAGTAACCAGAATAACAGGCTTTATattaatacactagctgacccgcgcaacttcgcttgcgtcacataagagacaatgggtcaaatttttccccgtttttgtaacattttttactgctactctgctccttctggtcgtagcgtgatgatataataatatagcctataaccttccttggtaaatgggctatctaacactgaaataatttttcaaatcggaccagtggttcctgagattagtgcgttcaaacaaacaaacaaactcttcagctttataatattagtatagatatagaaaatattagctTCTgccgattttatgtatgaatgttcaTCAAGCTACGTTTAGTTAGTAGTACAATATACAGATACacggtacactctctattccgtcactctcatagtccgatgggacggataaccgataCAACCGATGAGTGGTCATGCGCAGGACCGATGGCTTTACGTACTCTCCAAAACAAACCTGGTCTACAGACTTCAACAATTTCTAAAGCTTtcaattcataaataattacacGCCTGTTATATTCGAAGGTGCAGGCAAAAGCATATGAGATACACCTGTATTtggccattaacaatgttagtcccgtgAAATAGGGGAGAACCtatcaatatatgtatataaaactcttccgttactgagtgactgacggACTGATGAACAACGCACAGCCAACAGAAACTACTGAGCATAGAAAGTTGATATTTGGTATGTTGAGTCTTTAGGAAGAGTAGAGGGAGGAGCATTATGAGCTATTCGACGCGGGCAAAGCCGCGAGCGGAAAGCTAgttgtcttcttcttctttcttcttcttgtcgtatggttagtggtcaacctagtgtcaaagttgttcaagccgcccgaaggcgttagacttggcttaacgactgttatcttaattgacaacagccgagaccgactttttacgtgccctccgaagcatggatacgcccagttcaaataccactatgcgctcacccatctatggaatgaccgcgccaaggcttaacccacagatcgtttaccgacgggtgagcgcaactggctatgggcgcctatctaatacttaaattatatttataggtgGAGGCGACGGTGCTCTCCTCTACGAGCTGTTGAAGGAGAAGCCCAAGTTTGTGTGGATGTTGGAGATAGACGAGGTGGTGATGTCAGCGTGCAACAAGTACCTGCGCTCCATCTGCGGAGATGTCCTCGAGAGGAGAAGTGGACCTAACTATGAAGTAAGTTAACATTTCAACTGCGTATGTTGGAAAATATGTCTCTCGTTAACATTAACCAATAACCACAgccgtttttttaaatatgtgatAGCCAAGAACCGTAATTTGTGTGGGTACGCCAATCTGAATAGCTATCGTAAATCGTTTGTACGTCCGTGGGGTTGTGGTTAAAGTGGTTaacacgccgataccactgcgcgCGGGTGTCGCGTATACGTTTCCCGCACGAAATAAAAATGGAATCAATGATAGATTACAGTTTTTGGTCTGGtttgtttctttcttttttatgtacttaatttCAGTCTGTCTACCTGCTTCTGTGGCATACCGGTAGTGTAGGCGACAGCCGCATAAAGGTCTGGGGTTCGAACACCCAGTTGGGCAAAAAGTTATCCTATTTCTGACAATAAATTCACGCGACAACAGCTTTCTAGTATTATCTGTTTGAAATGTTTAACGACCCACATATAAAGTCAACTGTTTTGTAACTAAATCGAATGTATGGTTATgttctcaaaaaaaatattcaacataacaataataaataatgcaactacatatttctttatacaataaaactcacaacaaaataaaaacttatcgTAAAGAATGCGTTATTCCACCAAATTCGTAGTGAAATAAATCTAACATTTTCATTTGATATTAGTTTCTAAATAAAGATAATGAGTCAGTTTACTTGGAGTGTCGGCCAAAAACCTGTCGCGTATTGCGTAATTACCAACGTCTGTAGTTTGTACACACTCTGTATAATTTGTGTACGATGCGTTTTACACGCAATGTCAACTCTatctattttagttttacatacTATTCggaacttttaatttatttatatgaataccCCGGAACTAACAGATACTGAGTCAATGAAAGCGACGCAACCATGTTGAAGGTTtctaaacaatgttttatacaaataaatacatcttaATTTGAATTCGAGATTCTGAATTAGGCCTGAGTTTTCTGTAAACAAATTCTCGGTAATTGCCCGGAGTACCTACAGAAGTTAAGGTCGTAGAAAACCGCAAGCAATGTTTAATTTACTAAACTTTTCAATCAGACAGAAAGATattctgaaaagaaaaatcaatTAAATGGATCGCTTTTGTCATAGAtcgaaaaaaaacattttacatacaCGCCAATCCTCCCACCTCCcatttcaaaacaaagtttAAGCATACGAATAAATATAGCTTTCAGTAATCCCAAATACatttctgatttattttatacttgctttacccgcgacttcgtccgccaccttaattttccggggtaaaaagtagcctatgtcctttctctggtatcaaaatatctccataccaaatttcatgcaaattggttcagtagtttaggcgtgatgagtaacagacagacagttactttcgcatttataatattagtttggacTCTtagcacattttttatttcctcAGGTGATAGTAGAAGACTGCATGTTAACTGTGAACAAGTTCATAGCGGAGGGCAAGAAGGTGGACTACATATTCGGCGACCTCACCGACATACCCATCTCGGAGTCGGCGTGCGGCGAGCTGTGGGAGTTCATGATCACCATACTCAACTCCTCCTTCAAAATATTGAAGCCTACTGGCAAGTTCATGACccatgtaagtatattttaccaATCTTAATATACTGCCTATGTGGCTCagttggtagtgtatgcgactactATGCaagaggtctcgagttcgaatcctgggtcgggtcAAAAAGTCTTTTTCgagttttctgttaagaatttttccTTTCTGAAATTGCCTGGAGTTAGGAAGTTCAGGTCGCAGTTCAGGTGCCTATGACCTACGGCCTTTTTTAGTTAATGGAATTACCATGCCACTCCTAATTCGTGCTGTGGTTGTTGTCACTTCCTATTCATAACATGGAACAACAACAAGGAAATATAAACGCATcgttttgtttaaattctttgactaatgaaatgaaatgtatCAATGCTTAATAAGACTGAAATCTTTAAATTTAGGCCTCAATAAACCTAACTTCACTGAAAATCACTAACATTGTAGTATCATTTGTTCAATCATTGTCTACAAATCAGTGTCAATTACATGAAATCACTTTAATAATGAGCTGAATTGAAGACAATGTATTATTCTCACTCAGTGTTGATTGATTGAGAATAACTTGTCAATGTGCAACATTGTCCATATACAATATTCTGTGGAATATCGAAACTTAACAAACAACTGCAATAGTAATTAAGCTTGCTTTTCTCCTAAAAAAGTTGGCTATCTTTATAAATTCTTAACTCCAGTTGTAcaataatgtattgtattttttttctcttattaAATTCGCGTATTCACTAATGACCAGTACTTAAGCTGCCAGTTACGAGTaccacttaattttttttttgtgtatactAGATCGGGCTCACCCGCTCTCCCTCGGGCGGCCCAAGCATTCACATTTCATCACTTCCCAATAGAAATAAATCCTGGATTCGCCACCGTGGCCTCACCCATTCTTCCCACTAAAGAAGCAGACagctataatattaatacatacataaaatcacgctttattCCCACATGGGTACGCAGAGATCAAAGTATTATAGGATAAACTGTTaatcattaacattttattttcccaGGGCAACGGTGCTACCTCACCCGAATCTCTGGAACTGTACGAGCAAGAGCTGGCTAAGCTGAAGCCGCCAGTGAAATACACTAAGAGCAAAGCGTTCGTGCCGTCGTTCCTTGAAGACTGGTTCTTCTATCATATAGCATTCGACTCCACGGACAATGGGGATGCTTAACACACCAAAGATGTACCAAAACTAAGTCATAATGCCATATTCCTAGATTTAACCACACACACTATGCTATGTTGTCGAATACTGGAAGATTTGTTCAGGTGATTGTATGCACAGGGTCATTTTAGACTAAAAATCTTGATTATTGCCCTGTCTGTAGTGATTATTTACTACTTTGTACACAAATTCGGATTACCAAGGcttaggttcgaatcctggcCTGACTATGAACAGTACTGATAGATGTTTATGTTaggaaatgttttattactaaacaaataGCAGCTTGAAGATTGATTAATGTGTTAATGTGTGTAAGAGTGGCATATTCTGCTAATTACACATTAGAAGTATAAGGTGTGATAAAAGAAAAGCTATTGAAAACCTTACTGCACTCTGAAATGTCCTAGATTTTAGTCTAAAATGATCCTGTACCTAAAAATATCCTCCAGTATTATTCAACTTTATATTAAGGTAACTATCAAAGATGTTATTTAGTTAAACACTTCCTAAGTTATAGATGTGATACAGCTTGTTTGTGATACTTACATCACGACGCACGGCGGTACAGTGCGGTGCGGTAGTCTCTGTAGCTCGTAGGACGCATAGAATAAGTTATATTGTAGTCTCACTACGTTTCGAAGTATTAGTTCAAGTTACTGTTATTTGTATTCATATGTgcttgtttcttttgttttacggataataaaagtattttaacaattattttgtgttttatttgtcaATTGATTAACTAATAAGTGCGATGTATACTCAAAAACTTACATATCTGAAGTCTTATAAATTTTATGGCTCAACTGGGGAACAAACCCGACTTCCGACATAAGTCACCATTTCTATAGCGACAGTGACAACTTTTTAATATGATCCtgaaatatttatgcaaaaagtcAGTCTTGATAGGTATAAAATAGTTGTGACCTACCAATTAATCATTTGACTGAGAAATTAACAAGTTCAGacttattacttaatattaattatctagAACCTAACAAACACTAATAGAgacaacaaaaatgaaaaaaaaaattcttttattgataactttataaagataatttacaaaaaattacaagacgttcatattttatcttacttaagtatatattataatgcttGCTTTAGAAACATTTGTGATCACAGTAATATACCAGTGTGTTGAAATTAATGGAATTTGAgagaaaacaatacattttttaaatatttcggggctattttgacaaatactttttattgtggACCTGGATAAGCTAACTTTGCTAACACTTTTACAACAGAaaccataatattattgtcaaaGCTAACTTTGATGCAATTCAATGACAGACAAATCGCAAAGggatttaaacatttttactatcataagtagaaaaataaagtaagaaaGGGAATcttaaagttataataaaaaaaaatatttggacgTAATTAGTGATTTGTTTTTGCTAAACATAATCAGACCTAATGTAATATCGATATACACAATAAAACCTAGCAATACCTATTTTAACATAGTATTATAATTTCTAGACATAATTCATAAGACCGAAGTAactataaagatattattttcatttaaacacGTAACCAAAATTCCCAcacaatgacgtcataattgAGTAAACAACAAAATGACGTCACGAATTTGTCTGTCAAAGAAGCACATAGGTCTTGAAAGCTTTTATCGCATGTGAAGTAATTATaggtatatataatatattttgtacattgttATTCCGCTTGTCGTAATCTGGCGAGTCGTTGTGTTAGCTCGTCTTGTTCCTGAGAGACGACGGTCGCGGTGCCGATCGATGTGCTCGGTATACCTGAAGGCAGCTCCATATTGAGTTCCAGACTGTAAAGTAAGAAGAAAGTgttagtaaacaataaaaaattatatattgtgAAGCTTTCAGCTTCCTTTAAACTTATATGGTGTAGTTTTGGTTTAATAACTGTATATATAGTAATACAGAGAAAGAATTCTAGTAGCATTTCTGCTGTACCTAGCTGCTCGTTTTTGCTGTCTCAATCTTTAATGTATAATCTAactacttagtagagagccttggcatgcacaatttatttagattataataaataattttatctatttccaaaataaagtagctgtatcaaacaggccacagTCAGTTGCATACGCCTGTGGGCACCGACGTTTATCTAAATGTTATATATTTCCGACAGTTGCGAAACTTACATACaaggctctgtactaagttgttagactatataAGAAGTGGCAGTCTTTATAACCCATCTCAAACAAAAGTGTGACAAGTACTTATCCCAAAAATATTGCTCCGAAACTCAGACACACTACATACGGCGTAACCCGCCTAGCATCAATAGTAGCTCAATATAAAAGGTCTCTTCAGGCTTTCTCACAAACTTTAACAAACTAAACACATACCCAGCTTCATCAGCGACTTGTTGCAGCAGATTGTCGACGTCTCCCTGCGGCACAGTAGTTGTGGTGGTCTGTGACATCGCGTTCTCCATGTACGAGGACTGCACGTCAAGGTCTTCGAACTGACTCTCGAACTTGTCCATCAGTGTGGATATCTTCTCCAAGTTCATTGACTTCATAGCCGCGTCCATCGCTTTTACTACGCCCGCCATGGAATTTGTGACCTGGAAAAAAGGTTAGACAAACAGTCAAAATCAGTTGATATCTCTTTACTTTCTAACTAATATGTAGCAGATTTTTAAAAAGGGAGACCTTTGCCTATCAAAGGGGCAATACACTatacagattaaaaaatatataaaaagccTTTGGATGACCCTAAAATGTGTGGTTCAAATAGTTcactatgaaaatatttcatgaatTATTCATTGATAAAAACATTCTCATAGATTTTCAGCACTATATTTTGGCTGtcaaattaaatctttattacactttgtttacttttattcaCCAGACTGATAAGGTTATCAGTACTTTAATCAATTAAGACAAAAGATtgttttatacacatattacGGCAGTAAAAAGAGTACAGTTATAAATACCACCTTAGTttaggaaaacaaaaatatgatttcaagAACTAtgtaataataagaaatgtaaaaatTCAGGGTGACTCTCACCTTTCTAGTTGTGAGTGCTGTCTGTACTCTACTTGACACAGCATCAACTCGTGCTGACATTCTTAAATAATTGAGTGCTTGATTCTTCTGTCTTATAGCATTCTCTGCGTGAATCCGAGCTCCCTCCATATTACCCTTCTGTATTGCTTTCTTTGCTTTTTCTTTCtctattttttcttctttttcacattttttagaGTTTCTCTCTAACTCTTTTAcagcaaattttaaattaaataggtgCTCTGGATTGGGGTTAAGGAAATgagataattaattatctgaAATTGTAAgctcatacaaaaaattataaaacctgTTTTCAGTGAGTTATCCGAGATTATCAAACcaaatcaagtttttttttgttttattttcttctaaaagatgggtacctacattattcttGAATTTTTCCTTAGATAACAGGAATCTATTCTGCCACAGATTTAAGTAAATCTTAAGAAATGCTACGAAAACTAAGTACAAGTAACTTTACACCCAAAAAAGTTTTATAGCaaatgatattaaaatcaaGGCAACACACAATAACAAGGCTGATTCAATGTACTAGCTAAATAAACTACTTAAGTATGAGTCACAATTCTGTTATAGATCTAATGGGTGTGATTTAAAGACATTTCTGTATACTTTACTAATCAGCTGAAACTAAAAATTCAAGGTCATTAAAAGTAAACCAGGGTGATATTACTGGCTAACATAAGATGATGTTCATTTACAGCATTCTTAACTTTTAAAGTTCTAATGTCAAAACATATGATTGCAAAACTATTTCTATGAAATGTCTATAGAATACAATTCTTCATATTTCAAATATGATGATAATACAAATTGTGTGAATACTATGAATCAATCCCAAACATATAGATAGGGTTGGTGTAAGTTCATTAGTTGAACTAATAGTTGgattataattatgatgaaattacCAAAGGCTTccattgttttgtataaaatttaattgacaTATAATAGGATTTACATGCTGAAAATACACTTAAAACTTTTGTCACTGAAAACACATCCCGATCTATCAAAAAATGATTACCAAAACGTCTGTCGAACTTGTAAAAAGGATACTTTCCATAGCGGACGAAGACATTTCGTTCCCCAGTTTGACggctttaaaaaaactttttaacacaaaaacacTATAGGCTCGAGGACCTATAAATTTGCAGCTCAGCACAAGGCACAAGGTAGCACAACTTTAAAGATATTTGCCACAAAAAgttgcaaataatttatttgttcagTGCTGTTGAGTGAGATGACTCAGACGTCAAAACAATTTCCTTATCTCTTGCTGTCAAAGTGATTAGAGGTGTACCAAAAAGAACAACGATGTCGCTCacattacaattttatggctgatatagatatttacatattatcatattttGACTACCTTCAGcaagtttcttttaaatatgacaagagatattcaattatttttataatataattcttcAGTAATAATGATAAAACCGACGATATTCTCAACTAGCTCATAGAGAAAAACGCATGATCACTATAGTCTATGCCTCATTTTATGCTGTATGTTGGCGCCCCTGATTACAAcaacaaaatgtcaaaataaaattgaattgagTGAAAAGTGTTCGCTGCCGGATTTTATTTGGAAGTGAGAGAATCGGAGAGCGTcaaataatcttaaatatttatagaaatcctttaagaaaataatttagaaataattgtatttaaattgtagtGCTTGTTATATTtaggttttaatattattttcggtTTTTGCTGTGTTTGTGACAAAAGCAGAAATCCTAAACATAGTATCGGATAGGTAGAGGACATTCGCTGGGCGTAAAAAGAAAATGGCGTGTGCTACTCTCAAAAGAAATTTGGACTGGGAGTCCATGGCGCAGATGCCTGCTAAAAGGCGAAGATGTTCACCATTTGCAGCCAGCTCAAGCACAAGTCCTGGAATCAAAGTGTCTGAAAGTAGACCTTCGTCATTCGGAGAGTCCGTTACCGCACCTGCAAAACTGACCCcaggtttgtttattttttatcatggCTTCCGAAACGCAGTAAAGTGATACGATATATTtagtttctataaataattaggTGTGGGttgatttgtattattaatCAGCTGTATTATCTAACGCCATTGTTTCCACTGCATCATGAATATTTTTATCGCGTTAGAGCGAGATGTCTTATCCAAAGAGCTGTTCCATGACCGTTGCGTGGATTTTTTTCATGTCCTTTTGTTGGTTTTTGTAATGAATTCCCAACTCGGGAGTCTTTGTAGTAGTATGCCATGGGTGGGTTTTTACAGTAACCTGATTTTTTGTTCGTGGCCGACAGTTTCGTGACTCAAATAATGCATACGATGCCGAAATATGGACAATACAGCAGCGTAGTACTTACGCGATTTGTCAGTTTCAGCgaattatcaaataattattgtactaaTTAATTGAATGACTAGACATATTTGAACAAAGTAGTTTTATGCTTATGTGagctgatttatttattagttgacAGTATTTATGGATATGTATTAGATGAATGCATTATGTGGGCACTTTGCTGCACACTTGAATGATCACTTATCTTTCAACAATGTTATTGTGAAGGTTGGAATTAAGGTAAAAGGTGCTTTTAAAATACTGTATGCAAATTTGAAgcataaaaagtaaacaattggctcaatgtttttcattaattaacttGAGTAATTCATGGCTGCaagtataattaagtatttgcTGTATTCTTAGATACTGAACAAAGCCCTTTATTCCTTCACAATTCTTCAGAAACAATTAAACTACAGTTGCAAGTATTCtacaatattgtaaacaaaGGTTTAAAAAGTGCAACAAGGTCAAATATCAGGCATAATTTTCAATGATAAAATACTTAGCTTCATGCAATCTATGGCCATAGTTAAAATCATGATCTgaggtcatttattttttattatctgatGATACAATCACTTTGGTTAAACTTAACACCTTGTTAATCATTCTttgcatgttttattttatatttgtataatttaaccTCCTTTTGTTATTGACTTTGCATGCTTGCAAGTGATTGCAACAAAAATGGTTGCTAAGTAAtcataagtaaacaaaaaaggtttttttctgGGGCTCTGATGTCTATGGGTAgtcaaccttttttttttcaatgacaGTGTATTGAATGCCTCTACCTGGCCTTTTATACTTCACAGCTGGCTGGGTTATATTTgttgaagtaataataatagcttTCTTTTCCACTATTTCAAATGTTCTGTAATTATGGTATTGAAATGTCTGAtgagtaatatttatgtacctGTAAATTTTAGATTATCTATACACAGCTTGTAGTCTAGTTTGtacttgaatatttatattgccACATATTATTCAACTAATTGCATGTTCATTAAATTTCCTCCACATGAATTGTAGATTTCATATCTCTTAATTATTTTCCCTAAAATATGGAATTTGTAAGTGATAAGAATTACTCCCTATCAggttcattatttaaaattaccacATTTGTCTTTATCCTTGTAAATTCTACATAATAACTTTATGTTTTTGTGAGTATTTCTAGAGGTCAATGAACTTGCAGTGCAAGCACCTTAACAAATATACAACCcttacttaaattttaaattttcatacaacattgaATTGATTGCAACTCAgacctaatttaaataaattgggAGTGTTCACAATCAATTTATAAGAATCATTTCTTTTTGTGCACACTTGTTGCACAttcacagtatattttaaaacattatgcAAAGAACTAATTAGTAATTAAGTTCTATATACTTTTTGACAAGTCCTTCTCCTTCGTTCAAATTGCTTATCAATCAATTTGCCAATGGTGTTCCAGAGCGTATGGCACAAGAGATCTGCGACGAGATCAAACGTCTGCAGCGTCGCCG
The genomic region above belongs to Anticarsia gemmatalis isolate Benzon Research Colony breed Stoneville strain chromosome 5, ilAntGemm2 primary, whole genome shotgun sequence and contains:
- the Chmp1 gene encoding charged multivesicular body protein 1: MSSSAMEKHLFNLKFAVKELERNSKKCEKEEKIEKEKAKKAIQKGNMEGARIHAENAIRQKNQALNYLRMSARVDAVSSRVQTALTTRKVTNSMAGVVKAMDAAMKSMNLEKISTLMDKFESQFEDLDVQSSYMENAMSQTTTTTVPQGDVDNLLQQVADEAGLELNMELPSGIPSTSIGTATVVSQEQDELTQRLARLRQAE